The following coding sequences lie in one Elusimicrobiota bacterium genomic window:
- a CDS encoding VF530 family protein has translation MISHKSKDPLHSVTLEMILQRLVEHYGWEKLGRDVRIRCFNFEPSIKSSLTFLRKTPWARKKVEDLYIRFMNRRTE, from the coding sequence ATGATAAGTCACAAATCAAAAGACCCTCTTCATAGCGTTACCTTGGAAATGATCCTTCAGCGTTTGGTTGAGCATTATGGATGGGAAAAGTTGGGCAGGGATGTAAGGATAAGATGCTTTAATTTTGAACCCAGTATAAAGTCCAGTTTAACTTTCTTAAGGAAAACTCCCTGGGCAAGAAAAAAAGTTGAAGACCTATACATCCGCTTTATGAATAGAAGGACGGAGTAA